One genomic segment of Schlesneria paludicola DSM 18645 includes these proteins:
- a CDS encoding transthyretin-like family protein, which translates to MIPRFQTAFVLASGLITLTADVGCQRAKPLKLAAAAGVVTINGQPAENILVQFYPDLTSGPNSPTSSGVSDESGFFTLKTSDGRNGAVVGTCKVVLVDLEEVRPTDQGQINQVRQRLPPRYNVARPDGLSVNVSDESDPITIDIKS; encoded by the coding sequence ATGATTCCACGATTTCAAACGGCCTTCGTACTGGCGAGCGGCTTGATCACGCTGACCGCCGATGTAGGATGTCAGCGCGCGAAGCCACTCAAGCTGGCGGCAGCAGCGGGAGTCGTGACTATTAACGGTCAACCCGCCGAGAATATCCTCGTCCAATTCTATCCTGATTTGACGTCGGGCCCGAATTCTCCCACCTCCTCGGGCGTCAGCGACGAAAGCGGTTTCTTCACTCTGAAGACCTCCGACGGCCGAAATGGTGCGGTCGTCGGAACGTGCAAGGTGGTGCTCGTCGATCTGGAAGAAGTCCGTCCCACCGACCAGGGCCAGATCAATCAAGTCCGCCAACGACTTCCCCCGCGCTACAATGTCGCTCGCCCCGACGGACTTTCGGTGAACGTCAGCGACGAGAGCGACCCGATTACGATCGACATTAAGAGTTGA
- a CDS encoding maleylpyruvate isomerase N-terminal domain-containing protein, whose translation MTTMTPIDVVGLFPEITLRLLELLRSLTSEEWQLPTVSSRRTVKDIASHLLDGSLRRLSMQRDGYYPADGNSQPRVGELLMEFLNRLNDEWEVATRRLSPTVLITLIEWADDGLATLFRSLDPAGPAIFSVAWAGEQKSKNWMDVARDYTEKWHHTQQIFIATKRPSTILTRELAYPCLDIFMRALPYTFRDVQADVGSLIEVVVTDDAGGRWFVERTESGWEQIAKTSRRPTSTVTMNLDTAWRLLTKRRTLEAVQQQFPDINITGDTPLGRHALTMVSVMA comes from the coding sequence ATGACGACGATGACGCCGATTGACGTTGTTGGACTGTTTCCAGAGATCACACTCAGGTTGCTCGAGCTTTTGCGGTCGCTGACTTCTGAAGAGTGGCAGCTGCCGACGGTGAGTTCTCGCCGTACGGTCAAAGACATTGCGAGCCACTTGCTGGATGGAAGCCTGAGGCGACTGTCGATGCAGCGGGATGGCTATTATCCGGCAGACGGCAATAGCCAACCACGAGTTGGCGAGCTTCTGATGGAGTTTCTGAATCGGTTGAATGACGAGTGGGAAGTTGCGACCCGGCGACTTAGCCCGACGGTGTTGATCACACTGATCGAGTGGGCCGATGACGGCCTTGCGACGCTCTTTCGATCGCTCGATCCTGCAGGGCCTGCCATTTTTTCCGTCGCGTGGGCCGGTGAACAGAAATCGAAAAACTGGATGGATGTCGCTCGGGACTACACCGAGAAATGGCATCACACGCAGCAGATCTTCATCGCCACAAAACGCCCCAGCACCATCCTGACGCGGGAACTGGCATACCCGTGCCTCGACATTTTCATGCGTGCGCTGCCCTACACCTTTCGCGATGTTCAAGCGGATGTCGGCAGTCTGATCGAAGTTGTGGTGACCGACGACGCAGGCGGCCGCTGGTTTGTGGAGCGAACAGAATCCGGCTGGGAACAGATTGCGAAGACATCCCGCCGACCCACGTCCACCGTCACGATGAATCTCGACACGGCGTGGAGGCTGCTGACAAAGCGCCGCACACTCGAAGCTGTCCAGCAGCAGTTTCCCGACATTAACATCACCGGAGATACACCACTTGGGCGACATGCCCTGACGATGGTGTCGGTGATGGCGTAA
- a CDS encoding S1/P1 nuclease translates to MRWVMMIVCVVSFTSPCSAWWESGHHLISLLAYEQLSDEEQETFRTVLAAHPRFAVDFVLPANVNGEFEAMEWRIGRAGYWPDVARSQPAFDRPSWHYQLGATLVVGTVENVPPNPGPLPEGATLDSANLHLAQAVALSRNVLHDKTQPAADRAVALCWLIHLAGDAHQPCHAGSLYRPVVFPNGDRGANWIPTKQVGNLHALWDSLLGQQFDAGDIRRRVREIQIDQPLVESAQIATNDPDGLDPLRWLKESAEFGRSHVYTEEVLAAVEAAVTREGHRLEMIDLPEQYLKAAGRVARQRAAFAGFRLAAMLKKDL, encoded by the coding sequence ATGCGTTGGGTGATGATGATCGTGTGTGTCGTGTCGTTCACCTCTCCCTGTTCCGCCTGGTGGGAAAGTGGGCATCATCTGATTTCGCTCTTGGCGTACGAGCAGTTGTCCGATGAAGAACAAGAAACATTCCGGACAGTGCTTGCCGCACACCCGCGGTTTGCGGTCGATTTTGTGCTGCCCGCCAACGTGAATGGCGAATTTGAAGCGATGGAATGGCGAATCGGCCGGGCAGGGTACTGGCCGGATGTTGCACGTTCACAACCCGCCTTTGATCGACCGTCCTGGCACTATCAACTCGGCGCGACGCTGGTTGTCGGGACGGTTGAGAACGTGCCGCCCAATCCGGGACCCCTTCCCGAAGGGGCGACATTGGACTCGGCGAATCTGCATCTTGCACAAGCGGTTGCCTTATCGCGAAACGTCTTACACGACAAGACCCAACCGGCGGCGGATCGAGCCGTTGCTCTGTGTTGGTTGATTCACCTGGCGGGTGACGCACATCAGCCGTGTCACGCCGGTAGTCTTTATCGACCGGTCGTGTTTCCCAATGGCGACCGCGGGGCAAATTGGATTCCGACCAAACAAGTCGGCAACCTGCATGCTCTTTGGGATTCACTGCTCGGGCAGCAGTTCGATGCGGGCGATATTCGGCGGCGAGTTCGAGAGATTCAGATTGATCAGCCGTTGGTGGAAAGCGCTCAGATTGCGACGAATGATCCCGATGGATTGGATCCATTGCGATGGCTGAAAGAGAGTGCGGAATTTGGTCGCAGCCATGTCTATACGGAGGAAGTCCTGGCGGCAGTGGAAGCCGCGGTGACGCGCGAAGGTCATCGTCTGGAGATGATTGATCTTCCCGAACAGTACCTGAAGGCGGCGGGGCGTGTCGCACGGCAGCGCGCCGCGTTCGCGGGGTTTCGGTTGGCCGCGATGTTGAAGAAAGACCTGTGA